From Thiomicrospira sp. XS5, one genomic window encodes:
- a CDS encoding ectoine synthase, with protein sequence MIVRNLYDDIIGTDADVDDKQWTSRRLLLAKDGMGFSLHDTLIKEGEELHLWYKNHLEAVYCIEGEGEIEEKKNGKVHAIREGTVYALNENDQHILKANKGSQMRMVCVFNPPVTGRETHDEDGSYVLVDEA encoded by the coding sequence ATGATTGTTCGTAATTTATATGACGATATTATTGGTACCGATGCCGATGTAGACGATAAGCAGTGGACCAGCCGCCGCCTATTATTGGCCAAAGACGGCATGGGCTTTTCATTGCACGATACTTTGATCAAAGAAGGTGAAGAACTGCACCTGTGGTACAAGAACCACTTGGAAGCGGTGTATTGCATTGAAGGCGAAGGCGAAATCGAAGAGAAGAAAAACGGGAAAGTCCACGCGATCCGCGAAGGGACCGTTTACGCCTTGAATGAAAACGATCAGCACATCTTGAAAGCCAATAAAGGCAGTCAGATGCGCATGGTATGTGTTTTCAATCCGCCGGTCACCGGGCGTGAAACCCATGACGAAGACGGTTCTTACGTCTTAGTGGATGAAGCTTAA
- a CDS encoding aspartate kinase, whose translation MSNTHKNQLSVEKIGGTSMSDYQAVRDNIILYPDSPYQRIFVVSAYGGITNDLLEHKKTDQPGVYGLFANDDVEDDWRIALDQLSLKLNKINADLFDDDDVRTKANAFIDERFAETKQLLNHLQDLCRHGHFSLESHLLTVRELLASLGEAHSAWNLAHLLQQEGVNARFVDLTGWQADKTLSLDEMIKVHLGDVDFSRELPIVTGYAHCQENLMHTFDRGYSEMTFSRIAVLTEATEAVIHKEYHLSSADPKLVGEENVVPIGKTNYDIADQLANLGMEAVHPKAAQGLRQAQIPLRIKNTFDPGHHGTIFTEDYVSEFPQVEIIAGMQHLIALEVFDQEMMGQQGHYEKILIDTSNRLKCQVITKDFNANTITLYLSASLKKVKRLSEQLQQALPTATINTSKVALASAMGSDMRIKGLLAKAVQTLFDQGINVEAIHQNTRQVEMQFFVNETDFEKAVKALHSKLIEVHDHGKAICEH comes from the coding sequence ATGTCAAACACACATAAAAATCAGTTGAGTGTCGAAAAAATCGGCGGCACGTCAATGAGTGATTATCAGGCGGTTCGAGACAATATTATTTTGTATCCGGACAGTCCTTACCAGCGTATTTTTGTGGTGTCGGCCTACGGCGGCATTACCAACGACTTGCTGGAACATAAAAAGACCGATCAGCCCGGTGTCTACGGCTTGTTTGCCAATGACGACGTTGAGGATGATTGGCGCATTGCTTTGGACCAGTTGAGTCTGAAACTGAATAAAATTAATGCCGATTTGTTCGATGACGATGACGTGCGCACAAAAGCCAATGCTTTTATCGACGAACGGTTTGCAGAAACCAAACAGCTGTTGAACCATTTGCAGGACTTGTGTCGGCACGGTCACTTTTCGCTAGAAAGCCACCTGTTGACGGTGCGCGAACTTCTGGCCAGTCTTGGGGAAGCCCACAGTGCCTGGAACCTAGCCCACCTCTTGCAGCAAGAAGGTGTTAATGCACGGTTTGTCGACTTGACCGGCTGGCAGGCGGATAAAACCTTGTCCTTGGACGAAATGATTAAAGTGCATCTGGGCGATGTTGACTTTTCACGTGAACTACCGATTGTCACCGGCTATGCGCATTGTCAGGAAAATTTGATGCATACCTTTGACCGAGGTTACAGTGAAATGACGTTTAGCCGTATCGCGGTCTTAACCGAAGCGACCGAAGCGGTGATTCACAAAGAGTACCACCTCAGCAGTGCCGACCCAAAATTGGTGGGCGAAGAGAATGTGGTGCCAATCGGGAAAACCAATTACGATATTGCCGATCAATTGGCTAATCTTGGTATGGAGGCCGTGCATCCGAAAGCGGCGCAAGGCTTGCGTCAAGCGCAAATTCCATTACGGATTAAAAACACCTTTGACCCGGGGCATCACGGCACTATCTTTACCGAAGATTATGTCAGTGAGTTCCCTCAGGTGGAAATCATTGCCGGCATGCAGCACTTGATTGCGCTGGAAGTGTTCGATCAGGAAATGATGGGGCAACAAGGGCATTATGAAAAGATTCTGATTGATACCAGTAATCGTCTGAAATGTCAGGTTATCACCAAGGATTTCAACGCCAATACCATTACCTTGTATTTGAGTGCGTCCTTGAAGAAAGTGAAACGACTTTCGGAACAACTGCAGCAGGCGTTGCCAACCGCTACCATCAATACCAGTAAAGTCGCCTTGGCGTCCGCGATGGGCAGTGATATGCGCATTAAAGGCTTGTTGGCCAAAGCGGTTCAGACGCTATTCGATCAGGGGATTAACGTTGAAGCGATTCATCAAAATACCCGTCAGGTCGAAATGCAATTTTTCGTGAATGAAACGGATTTCGAAAAGGCGGTCAAAGCCTTGCACTCCAAGCTGATTGAAGTCCACGATCATGGGAAGGCGATATGCGAGCATTGA
- a CDS encoding tetratricopeptide repeat protein: MRALILLGFTLLLASATAGAADQRHSKETQDVEELTEPMYNPFVERYVMDELKQLRVDMNNLRVEITKEVTNRELSATSRAVGYATDTVTYFFYLIAGISSVLLLVGWNSMREVKEKVLTLADSKVDKVIEEYEARLAKLEEELNRKSRGISNAQKRLAQHQDIHSLWLKAGQEQILSNRMAIYDQILELDPGNTEAMTYKADAALEMGEPQWAVNLCNQALRIDPENTHAFYQLAGAYALMDKASEAIDFLQTALQNSEGYKEQVQNDPVFKSLQDNPDFQKLLQEDETTTPS; the protein is encoded by the coding sequence ATGCGAGCATTGATTCTATTGGGGTTTACATTGTTGTTGGCGTCGGCAACGGCCGGTGCGGCTGACCAACGGCACTCCAAAGAAACACAGGATGTGGAAGAGCTCACGGAACCGATGTACAACCCATTCGTGGAACGCTATGTCATGGACGAGCTGAAGCAGTTGCGGGTGGATATGAACAATTTGCGTGTTGAAATCACCAAAGAAGTGACCAACCGCGAATTGTCGGCCACTTCACGAGCGGTTGGGTATGCGACCGATACCGTCACCTATTTCTTTTATTTGATTGCTGGGATTTCCTCCGTTCTCCTTTTGGTTGGTTGGAATTCCATGCGTGAAGTGAAAGAGAAAGTCTTGACGCTCGCGGACAGCAAAGTCGATAAGGTCATTGAGGAGTACGAAGCGCGTTTGGCGAAGCTGGAAGAAGAGCTGAACCGAAAGTCACGCGGCATTTCCAATGCTCAGAAACGATTGGCACAGCATCAGGATATTCATAGCCTGTGGCTGAAAGCCGGCCAGGAGCAGATTCTCAGTAACCGCATGGCGATTTACGACCAGATATTGGAGCTGGATCCCGGCAATACTGAGGCGATGACGTATAAAGCCGATGCGGCACTTGAAATGGGGGAACCGCAATGGGCCGTGAACTTGTGTAATCAAGCGTTGCGTATCGATCCTGAAAACACCCATGCGTTTTATCAGTTAGCCGGCGCTTATGCCTTGATGGATAAAGCGAGCGAAGCCATCGACTTTCTGCAAACGGCCTTGCAAAATTCCGAAGGTTATAAGGAGCAGGTACAAAACGATCCGGTCTTTAAGTCTTTACAAGATAACCCGGATTTTCAAAAACTTCTGCAAGAAGACGAAACCACAACCCCCTCTTAA